The DNA sequence CCGGGCGCGAGCTGAGCAGCTTCGTCATCAACGGCATGGTCTGACGCGAGGAGACGGGGGCGAGGGCATGGCGAGCGACGGCGGAGAGACCGGCCCTCGGGTGCTGGTGATCGGGTGCGGCAACCTGCTCCGCGGCGACGACGGGGTGGGCCCGATCCTCGTGCGGCACCTGTGGGAGCGGGGCATCCCGCCCGGCGCGCAGATCGTCGACGGCGGCACCGCCGGCATGGACGTCGCGTTCCGCATGCGCGGCGCCCGCCGCGTGGTGCTCGTCGACGCCGCCCGCACCGGCGCCGAGCCCGGGACCGTCTACCGGGTCCCGGGCCCGGCCGTCGCCGAGCTGCCGCCGCTGGCCGGGATGAACGCCCACAGCTTCCGCTGGGACCATGCCCTCGCCTTCGCCCACTGGCTGCTCAAGGACGACTACCCGGACGACGTGACGATCTTCCTGATCGAGGCCGCGTGCCTCGATCCGGGCGCCGAGCTGTCCGCCCCGGTACGGCGCGGCATGGAGCGGGTGATCGGCATCCTCGAGGCCGAGTTCCTCGCCCCGCTCGGCGGCCCCGAGCCGGACCGCCGGGTGGAGTTCACCGCCGACGGCCACCTGCACCTGGCCCCCCGCCTGGTCGCCCGGCACTTCCCCTCGGGCGCCGCCGCCGCGATCCGCCGGGGCGGCGAGCTGTGGCTCATCCCCCGCCCCGACGGGCCCGCCCGGCCCGGCGAGCTGCCGCTGCACCCCGGCACCCCGGACGGCGGGCACCGCATCGCCGTACGGGACGCGCTCGACGGCCTCGTCCCCACCGGGGCGCGCACCGCGATCTGGGACGACGCCCACGGCGCCCTGCGCATCCCCCTCACCCCGGAGGGGCGGCCCGCATGACCGAGACCACCCAGGCGGACGCCGCGGATCACGTGAAAGGGCGTGGCATGGCTGAGCGAACCACCACCGGACAGGCCCCGGACCGCACCGCGACCGGGATCACCACCGAGCCGCCCGCCCGGCCGCAGCCGATCGGGGCGTTCCCGCTCCCGGCCGGGTTCCTGCTCGTGCCCGCCGGGCCGGAGACCGAGCCCGCCCGGCGCGACCTCGTCGCCGGCAAACTGCCCCACACCTGGCCTGAGGCGCTGCGCGCGCACGAGCTCGCCTTCGCCGGCGACACCGACGGCGCGCTCGCCCACCTCGCCGGCGACGACCCGGTCACCCGGTACAACCGCTTCGTCATCGACCCCGACGCCGACGACCCCGCCGCGCTGCGGCAGGCGCTCGGCGAGCCGTACGGGGTGCTCGCCGACGTGGTCGCCTTCACCGTCGGCCGCGCCCCCGAGCCGCCCGCGCTCGGCGACGCCGACGGCGAGGTGGCCGCGCTCGTGCTCGCCGCCCAGGCGAGCCACGCCCTCGGCCGCGGCGAGCCCGCCCGCGCCGCCGAGCTGCTCGAGGAGGCCGCCGGGCGCGTGCCGCAGGAGGCCGCCCCGCTCGCCGGGGTGCTGCTCGGCTCCGCCGCGACCATCCGCAAGGACACCGAGGGCGCCACACCCGAGGTGATCGCCGCGCTGGAGCGGGCGCTTGGCCTGGTCGACGGCACCGACCTGCGGGTCGGCCGGGCCGAGCTGCACCTGGCGCTCGGGCTCGCCCTGCACGACCGGGCCGCCGAGGACGTCGGCGCCGCCGGCCGTGCCGTACCGCACTACCACGCCGCGCTGCAGCTCGTCACCTCCGCCGAGGCCCCGCAGGTGTGGGCCGCGGCGCACGCCAACCTCGGCGCCGCCTACCTCACCATGCCGATGCGGCAGGCCTCCGACCGGCTGCGGGTGGCGGTCGCGATGCGGTCGCTGCGCGCCGCGCTCACCGTCTACACCCGCGAGACCCACCCGGCCGAGTGGGCGAGCACCCAGCTCAACCTCGCCAACGCCCTCGTCTACGCCCCCTCGTCGCACCAGGCCGACAACCTCGTCGAGGCGGTCGAGCTGTACGAGGAGGTGCTCGCGGTGCGCGACCGCGAGGCCGACCCGCTCGGCCGGGCCCGGGTGCTGGCCAACCAGGGCAACGCGCTCGCCCACCTCGGCATGTTCGAACCGGCCGCGGAGAAGCTGGCCGAGGCCGAGGCGCTGTTCACCGAGGCCGGCGACGCCGAGGCGGCGCGCACCGTGCGCGACCTGCTCGACGGCGTGACCCGGCAGGCCGCCGTCGCCAAGGCGGGCGGATAGCCGTGGACCTCTACCAGCGCCAGCAGTTCGACATGCTGCTGCTCACCGCCGCCGACCGCCTCGCCGAACGCGCCGTGCAGCGGTGCGGCGGCCACGCCGAGGCGCTGCGGCGGCTGCGCGAGAACCCCGACGGCGAGGGCGTGTGGCTCACCGACTACGTGGACGCGCTGTTCGCCGAGTTCTGCCTCGACGACGCCGACGGCGCCGCGTTCGTGCTGCGCGCCCTGCGCACCCGCAAGGTCGCCGTCTCGGCCGAGGGCACCGTCACCGACGTGCTGGTACGGCTCGCCAAGGCGGCCTTCGCCGACCTGCTCGCCGCCAAGGTGATCGAGGCCCTCGACCGGGCCGAGCGCTACGGATGACCGATGAGGACGACCCGATGACCACGACCCCGCACGCCGGACCGGCCACCAAGCCCGACACCACCGGGCCGGACATCACCGAGCTCGCCGCGCGGGTCGACGAGGCCGCGCGCCGCGTCGCCGAACTCGACGAGCCCGCGCGCAAGGCGGCCGAGGAGCTCCGGCAGGCGGTCGAGGCGGTGCACCGCGCCGGACTCGTCACCATCGTGCGCCGCATGCGCGCCGACGAGCACGCCCGCGAGCTGCTGTTCGCGCTCGTCGACGAGCCCGAGGTGCGCATGCTGCTCATGCTCCACGGGATCATCCGCCCCGACCCGGCCACCGAGGCGGCCCGCGTCCTCGCCGGGCTGCGGCCCTGGCTGCGCGAGCAGGGCGCCGACGCCGAGCTGGTCGCGGTCGAGGACGGCGTCGCCCACGTCCGCCTCGACGGCGGCGGCCCGGCCTGCTCGGGCACCACCGCGGTGCTGCGCGACACGGTGGAGCGGGCGATCGTCGACGCCGTGCCCGCCATCCACCGGGTCGAGTACGCCCCGTCCCGGCCCGCGGCCACGTTCATCCCGCTCACCGCGATCCGGGTCGGCCGCCCCGACGCCGCCGACACGCCCCCCGCCGCCGAGGGGTGGGTGCGGACCATGCCGGTCGACCAGGTGCCGCAGGGCGTAGTCACCCCCATGCGGCTCGCCGCCGGCGGCCGGGAGGTGGAGGTGATCGTGGTCCGCCTCGCCGACCGGATCACCGCCTACGTCAACGCCTGCGCCCACCAGGGCCTGCCGCTCGACGCCGCGCTCGTCGACGCCGAGGACGGCACCCTCACCTGCCCCTGGCACGGCCTGTGCTACGACGCCCGCAGCGGCGAGTGCCTCAGCCTCCCCGGCGCCGCGCTGCGCCCGCTGCCGGTGCGCGTCGCAGGCGGCGAGGTGTGGATCCAAGCGACGGCCGCGGAAGGGGAGGCCGGATGAGGACGGTGCGCGTCTCGGTCTCCACCGCCGCCCGCCCCGGCCCCGGCGCGCGGGACGGGGCCGACCTGTCCGGCGGCTGGCGGCCGCACACCTGGATCGGCGCCCCCGCCCCCGGCGGCCTCGCCCTGCCCCCGGCCCACCCCACCATGGCCTGGCTGTACGCGCCGCGCGGCGTCTACCTCGACGACCGGTACCTGGTCGTCGCCGACTCCGGCAACCACCGGGTGCTCGTCTGGCACGGCGTGCCCGACCGCGACGGCACGCCCGCCGACGTGGTGCTCGGCCAGCCGGACGGCGAGAGCGAGGGCCCGGCCGCGGGCGGGCGCGGCCCCGAGCACGGCCTGCACCTGCCCACCGGGGTCCTCGTGCACGACGGCCGGCTCGTGGTCGCCGACGCCTGGCACCACCGCGTGCTCGTCTGGGACCGGGTGCCGGAGGACTCGGGGCGGCCGCCCGACCTCGTGCTCGGCCAGCCGGATCCTTCCGCCGCCGAGCCGAACCGCGGCGGGGAATGCTCGGCCACCACCATGTACTGGCCGTACGGCGTCGCCGTGGTCGGCGGCCGGTTCTACGTCGCCGACACCGGCAACCGGCGCGTGCTCGGCTGGTCGGGCGGCATCCCCGACTCGCCGGACCGGCCCGCCGACCTCGTGCTCGGCCAGCCCGGCCCGCAGGCCCGCGAGGAGAACCGCGGCGAGGGCGCCGGGCCGCGCAGCTTCCGCTGGCCGCACGACATCGCCGGGACCGACACGACCCTGCTCGTCGCCGACGCCGGCGACCACCGCGTGCTCGGCTGGCGGCCCCACCCGCAGGCCGACCGCGACGCCGACCTCGTGCTCGGCCAGCCGGACTTCCACAGCACCGCCGAGTTCCCCTACGGCCCGCAGCGCCCCGACCGGCTGCGCTTCCCCTACGCCATCTCCACCGGCCCCGACGGGGACGGGCTGCGGCTGGCGGTCGCCGACACCGCCAACAACCGCATCCTGCTCTGGCACGACCTGCGGCCCGGGACCGCGGGCCCGGCCGACGCGGTGCTCGGCCAGCCCACCTTCGCCGAAGGCGGCGAGAACCGCTGGGCGGCGGTCGCCCCCGACACGCTCTGCTGGCCGTACGGCATCTGCCTGCACGGCGACCTGCTCGCCGTGGCCGACTCGGGCAACAACCGCGTCATGATCTGGAGGCGCGGATGAGCGCGACGAATCGCCGGATGTCCGGCGCGCGTCGATACGCCGGGACGGCACGGATGCGGGTTAGGGTCGGTAGGACCGGCCCGGGACCCGCAACGCCGCAGGTCAGATACCCTGCAAGGGCCTCCGGGCGGTCCGGATGCGGCACACATCGCGAGGCGCCCGGGAGGCGAGCATGAGCGGAACACGGACGCCTTCGGCGTTCGAGCGCCCGCCCGCCGCGCTCACCCGGCGGCGGATCACGGTCGAGGGCGTGGTGCAGGGGGTCGGGTTCCGGCCGTTCGTCTACCGCCTCGCCGCCGAGCTCGGCCTGGCCGGGTTCGTCGGCAACGACTCCCGCTCGGTGTTCATCGAGGCCCAAGGGCCTGAGGAGGACATCGAGACGCTGCTGTGGCGGCTGCGCGCCGAGGCGCCCCCGCTCGCCCGCATCACCGCGGTGCACGAGCGGGAGCTGCCCGTCGACCCGGCCGACCGCGCCTTCCGCATCGCCGAAAGCCGCGAGGCCGCCGGAGCGCGCACCCTCGTCTCCCCGGACGTGGCGCCGTGCGACGACTGCGTGCGCGAGCTGTTCGACCCGGCCGACCGCCGCT is a window from the Thermopolyspora flexuosa genome containing:
- a CDS encoding hydrogenase maturation protease, which translates into the protein MASDGGETGPRVLVIGCGNLLRGDDGVGPILVRHLWERGIPPGAQIVDGGTAGMDVAFRMRGARRVVLVDAARTGAEPGTVYRVPGPAVAELPPLAGMNAHSFRWDHALAFAHWLLKDDYPDDVTIFLIEAACLDPGAELSAPVRRGMERVIGILEAEFLAPLGGPEPDRRVEFTADGHLHLAPRLVARHFPSGAAAAIRRGGELWLIPRPDGPARPGELPLHPGTPDGGHRIAVRDALDGLVPTGARTAIWDDAHGALRIPLTPEGRPA
- a CDS encoding Rieske 2Fe-2S domain-containing protein, translating into MTDEDDPMTTTPHAGPATKPDTTGPDITELAARVDEAARRVAELDEPARKAAEELRQAVEAVHRAGLVTIVRRMRADEHARELLFALVDEPEVRMLLMLHGIIRPDPATEAARVLAGLRPWLREQGADAELVAVEDGVAHVRLDGGGPACSGTTAVLRDTVERAIVDAVPAIHRVEYAPSRPAATFIPLTAIRVGRPDAADTPPAAEGWVRTMPVDQVPQGVVTPMRLAAGGREVEVIVVRLADRITAYVNACAHQGLPLDAALVDAEDGTLTCPWHGLCYDARSGECLSLPGAALRPLPVRVAGGEVWIQATAAEGEAG
- a CDS encoding NHL repeat-containing protein, with the translated sequence MRTVRVSVSTAARPGPGARDGADLSGGWRPHTWIGAPAPGGLALPPAHPTMAWLYAPRGVYLDDRYLVVADSGNHRVLVWHGVPDRDGTPADVVLGQPDGESEGPAAGGRGPEHGLHLPTGVLVHDGRLVVADAWHHRVLVWDRVPEDSGRPPDLVLGQPDPSAAEPNRGGECSATTMYWPYGVAVVGGRFYVADTGNRRVLGWSGGIPDSPDRPADLVLGQPGPQAREENRGEGAGPRSFRWPHDIAGTDTTLLVADAGDHRVLGWRPHPQADRDADLVLGQPDFHSTAEFPYGPQRPDRLRFPYAISTGPDGDGLRLAVADTANNRILLWHDLRPGTAGPADAVLGQPTFAEGGENRWAAVAPDTLCWPYGICLHGDLLAVADSGNNRVMIWRRG